From a region of the Gemmatimonadota bacterium genome:
- a CDS encoding phytanoyl-CoA dioxygenase family protein translates to MDNSDQHLQDYLFDLHGYLHLKSAVSKKDVQEMNQWVDDHWEYVHGKKRRGTSDDSGAWIGHVETHTYREKDGLNFQNIIEAGPVFERLIDHPSWIDLAKRYINDEVNGISIHENFLTVRGPGGFIYIHSGGHAPRCYFTFRQHNTGAWMVGQINVLVALTDIEPGDGPTVLVPGSHKSTEIHPKLLVDDKGVVSSGTEPAGTAVGMKEMYMKAGDALFFTDSVAHGSAERTNKGYRRTVVYRYSPRFIRTRFHYVPSDGLLARLTSEQRKIIQPIPPRLPP, encoded by the coding sequence ATGGATAATTCGGACCAGCATTTACAGGATTATTTATTCGACTTGCACGGCTATCTGCATCTAAAAAGCGCGGTGTCGAAAAAGGACGTACAGGAGATGAACCAATGGGTAGATGACCATTGGGAATACGTACATGGCAAAAAGCGTCGGGGTACGAGTGATGATTCGGGTGCGTGGATCGGCCATGTGGAAACGCATACCTACCGCGAAAAAGACGGATTGAACTTTCAGAACATCATCGAAGCTGGACCGGTATTCGAGCGATTAATTGATCATCCATCCTGGATTGACCTGGCCAAACGCTACATCAACGACGAAGTAAACGGCATCTCGATCCACGAAAATTTTTTAACCGTACGCGGACCCGGCGGATTTATCTATATCCACAGTGGCGGTCACGCGCCCCGGTGCTATTTCACCTTTCGGCAACACAACACAGGCGCGTGGATGGTGGGCCAGATCAACGTACTGGTCGCATTGACGGATATAGAACCGGGAGATGGACCAACAGTCCTCGTACCCGGCAGCCATAAAAGCACAGAAATACATCCCAAATTGCTTGTAGATGACAAGGGCGTGGTGAGTTCTGGCACAGAACCCGCTGGAACTGCTGTAGGTATGAAAGAAATGTACATGAAAGCGGGCGACGCGTTATTTTTCACAGATTCGGTCGCACATGGATCAGCCGAACGCACGAACAAAGGGTATCGCCGCACCGTAGTCTATCGGTATTCCCCGCGATTCATCCGCACGCGGTTTCACTACGTCCCATCGGACGGATTACTGGCGCGATTGACCTCCGAACAGAGAAAAATTATCCAACCAATACCACCGCGACTACCGCCGTAG
- a CDS encoding tetratricopeptide repeat protein yields MSKIGWHIGCIALVLSFGIFWTVAPIWADPNAADSLYLLGNQALKAGEIDRAKTLFEQSLQANKKHAPTHCGLGHVYLTQDQIGKARKAFRNAEKYQRKMPEAYFGMGLVYAREKGQWVRAIDYFCRALAEKPDYVEAQYHIGLTHLNLMNRDAIRAFEQVVEMDPDHPDAYYRLGFMYEYDLLKKDGAIEFYEKQLAVNPAHKDAMWRLGQLYRVLSRTDQAARTLSRLMQTQGTNQRQYMLELAEVYLERKNYEKTETLFETYIAGLSTRERTPYEDISLFASEKETEALQQAKDRQVLLQQFWKRRDPTPITDVNERRVEHFRRVAYAREHFGAAVFPWDRRGEVYVRYGTPSHKSASANRQRESHPEDWDVKQRLLDRVDWAAEILLSDYAADSDSANVTHRGAGAEQAQRQLERQFQRLYSRSSERNEKSEQIRKRAESAMAVGGLGAFLGRPIFPIQDRRAWEYWIYPGLGEGVEIAFRQMPGAPDGVFDYAVLPAEMATKMRHLWGPLVPEQIISQAPREIYVPVFLAEPLHYAAYPATFRGLGDSTRVEIYYGFPASALTRDGGDVRINRGAVLYNAKGDPVFKAAKRVVLRVDGKTGIIPDVIALDVKPGSYYLAVQAIEERSGRTQVYGMPLRVPSYRHGKLWLSDIEMAASIEQTTGKGHFVKQNLEIIPLATRHYTQRHLVYLYYEIYGLSQDAFGQTDYRISYRLKPRSGQSFGAKVLGGLGKLVGIDQNEEQIAISYDQTGDADNVVNYLALDLSGSEPGEYVIEVAAMDRIDGQKVTKAATFKLETPDEIE; encoded by the coding sequence ATGTCGAAAATAGGCTGGCATATCGGGTGCATTGCACTCGTCCTGAGTTTTGGAATATTCTGGACTGTTGCACCAATTTGGGCTGATCCTAATGCCGCGGATTCCCTCTATCTCCTGGGTAATCAGGCACTCAAAGCAGGAGAAATAGACCGCGCAAAAACTTTGTTTGAGCAATCTCTACAAGCAAACAAAAAACACGCCCCAACCCACTGTGGATTGGGGCATGTGTATCTGACCCAGGATCAGATTGGCAAAGCCAGAAAAGCCTTTCGAAATGCGGAAAAATACCAGCGAAAAATGCCCGAAGCCTACTTTGGCATGGGCCTCGTCTATGCCCGTGAGAAAGGCCAGTGGGTGCGTGCCATTGATTATTTTTGCCGCGCCCTGGCCGAAAAGCCCGACTATGTAGAAGCCCAGTACCACATTGGCCTGACGCATCTGAATCTCATGAATCGCGACGCCATCAGAGCTTTCGAACAGGTGGTCGAGATGGACCCGGACCATCCAGATGCGTATTATCGCCTGGGCTTTATGTATGAATACGATCTACTAAAAAAAGACGGCGCCATTGAATTTTACGAAAAACAACTGGCGGTCAATCCCGCACACAAAGACGCCATGTGGCGACTGGGACAACTCTACCGCGTCCTATCTCGCACAGACCAGGCCGCGCGCACCCTGTCGCGGCTCATGCAAACTCAGGGCACAAACCAGCGGCAATATATGCTGGAACTCGCCGAAGTTTATCTGGAACGAAAAAATTACGAAAAAACCGAGACCCTTTTCGAAACCTATATAGCTGGCCTGAGCACCAGAGAGCGGACGCCTTATGAAGATATTTCTCTGTTTGCCTCAGAAAAGGAAACAGAGGCACTTCAGCAGGCAAAGGACAGACAAGTACTACTGCAACAATTCTGGAAACGCCGAGACCCCACACCCATTACAGACGTCAACGAGCGGAGAGTCGAACACTTCCGCCGGGTAGCTTATGCGCGGGAGCATTTCGGAGCGGCGGTTTTTCCGTGGGATCGACGGGGCGAAGTCTATGTGCGCTACGGCACGCCATCCCACAAAAGTGCTTCCGCGAATCGGCAACGCGAATCCCATCCCGAAGACTGGGATGTCAAACAGCGGCTATTAGACCGCGTAGATTGGGCAGCCGAAATACTGCTATCGGATTACGCCGCTGATAGCGACAGTGCCAATGTGACCCACCGCGGAGCTGGCGCAGAACAGGCACAACGCCAACTGGAAAGACAGTTCCAAAGACTGTACAGCCGATCATCCGAGCGCAATGAAAAAAGCGAACAGATCCGAAAGCGAGCCGAATCAGCGATGGCCGTGGGGGGACTGGGTGCATTTCTGGGACGCCCCATCTTCCCGATCCAGGATCGCCGGGCGTGGGAATACTGGATCTATCCCGGATTGGGAGAAGGCGTGGAAATCGCGTTTCGCCAGATGCCCGGCGCGCCCGATGGCGTTTTTGACTACGCCGTATTGCCCGCGGAAATGGCGACCAAAATGCGCCACTTGTGGGGACCTCTCGTTCCCGAACAAATTATAAGCCAGGCTCCCAGGGAAATTTACGTACCGGTATTTCTCGCCGAACCACTGCATTACGCGGCCTATCCCGCCACATTTCGAGGACTGGGCGACAGCACACGCGTGGAAATCTACTACGGATTTCCCGCCTCCGCATTGACGCGAGATGGCGGGGATGTTCGGATAAACCGGGGAGCTGTTCTCTACAATGCAAAAGGCGATCCGGTATTCAAAGCAGCAAAACGAGTAGTACTGCGGGTAGATGGAAAAACCGGGATCATTCCCGATGTAATCGCACTGGATGTAAAACCTGGATCGTACTACCTCGCCGTGCAGGCCATCGAAGAGCGGTCTGGACGCACGCAGGTCTATGGCATGCCCTTGCGGGTTCCGTCTTATCGCCACGGCAAACTCTGGCTGAGCGATATCGAAATGGCGGCTTCAATTGAACAGACCACCGGAAAAGGACATTTTGTCAAACAAAATTTGGAAATCATTCCACTGGCCACGCGGCATTATACACAGCGGCATCTGGTCTATCTTTACTACGAAATTTACGGACTGAGCCAGGATGCATTCGGACAGACGGACTACCGGATCTCCTACCGCTTAAAACCGCGTTCCGGTCAGTCGTTTGGCGCAAAAGTACTCGGTGGCCTGGGAAAACTGGTGGGCATAGACCAGAACGAAGAACAAATTGCGATTTCTTATGACCAGACGGGCGATGCCGACAACGTGGTCAACTATCTGGCACTTGACCTGTCCGGTTCCGAGCCGGGAGAATACGTCATTGAGGTCGCTGCAATGGACCGCATAGACGGGCAAAAAGTGACCAAAGCAGCGACCTTTAAATTGGAAACACCCGACGAGATCGAGTGA
- a CDS encoding Gfo/Idh/MocA family oxidoreductase yields MAAKEKLGIALVGCGGRGLGVRLPAILLMSDVFELVAVCDVDGEKARKIGAEYGVPAYSRIQDLVAHEKLDIAAISTPADSHHAIGAYLAEHGVNLIVETPISPTLQTADVLINAVARNGVKLEIAEQYCRDPLHQIKRQAIDAGAIGDVLRVFALFQTGGYHIVSSVRMMVGDAAPIRVTGLVMDSPIPRVNVSEIRQFTTEHWTMDLVEFENGALAIMSYSSMYHGRALGRKSQTLFQVDGTTGTIVENEIHITTQAQRLSGGRATAYPIHTETREKDGVQILERMVIETDPPLIWENPWPQYKTSPGRLAIVEEMDSIARAVREGLPTRYDAQRARRDIEVQVAVEESGRIGRKPVDLPLKEPTIHEIEHLEKFKRNYGCDPFDVEACVDVFFPKR; encoded by the coding sequence ATGGCCGCAAAAGAAAAATTGGGAATCGCCCTCGTGGGCTGCGGTGGCCGTGGGCTGGGGGTGCGACTCCCCGCAATCTTGTTGATGTCGGATGTATTCGAACTCGTCGCAGTATGCGATGTAGATGGGGAAAAAGCGCGAAAAATAGGCGCCGAATACGGTGTACCCGCATATTCTCGGATACAGGACCTGGTCGCACATGAAAAACTGGACATTGCGGCAATAAGCACACCGGCCGACTCACACCACGCCATCGGTGCATATCTGGCTGAACACGGCGTAAACCTGATCGTAGAAACCCCCATTTCACCCACCCTGCAAACCGCAGATGTATTGATCAACGCGGTAGCACGCAACGGCGTAAAACTCGAAATAGCAGAGCAATATTGCCGAGACCCCCTTCACCAGATCAAACGACAGGCCATCGACGCCGGAGCCATTGGAGACGTACTGCGGGTCTTTGCCCTATTTCAAACCGGCGGCTATCACATCGTCAGCAGTGTGCGGATGATGGTAGGCGATGCGGCGCCCATTCGAGTAACGGGATTGGTGATGGATTCGCCAATCCCACGCGTGAATGTGAGTGAAATTCGGCAATTCACCACCGAACACTGGACAATGGACCTCGTCGAGTTTGAAAACGGCGCACTGGCGATAATGTCCTACTCCTCGATGTATCACGGTCGGGCGCTCGGGCGAAAAAGCCAGACATTATTCCAGGTGGATGGCACAACCGGAACAATTGTAGAAAATGAAATACATATCACCACACAAGCACAGCGATTGAGCGGAGGACGAGCCACCGCCTATCCCATCCACACGGAAACCCGAGAAAAAGACGGGGTACAGATACTGGAACGAATGGTAATCGAAACCGATCCCCCGCTGATATGGGAAAATCCCTGGCCCCAATACAAAACATCGCCGGGAAGACTGGCGATTGTAGAAGAAATGGACAGCATTGCCCGAGCGGTTCGGGAAGGCCTGCCCACGCGCTATGACGCGCAAAGAGCGCGACGGGATATCGAAGTCCAGGTCGCAGTAGAAGAATCCGGACGCATAGGGCGAAAACCGGTCGATCTGCCATTGAAAGAACCGACAATACACGAAATAGAACACCTCGAAAAATTTAAACGGAATTATGGATGTGACCCATTTGATGTGGAAGCGTGTGTGGATGTATTCTTCCCAAAGCGATGA
- a CDS encoding oligogalacturonate lyase family protein — MAKGQTYSSEVKALKDKKTGAPIRQMTDHPAISHNLYFSNPSWMPDGKTIVFTSYRSGHPNLFKMDENSGEMTQLTDVEGFGGFAACPAKDGHRVFYNTGGQVRAVNIETLEESILADFGESRVGGCSLSADGERLVTPLQHNGHSAVVSVNTDGSGHRIVREPPRAVGHVQVCPTDPDLILYSSDINQRMWEVRIDGSNERPLFKHDKTVWITHETFLGHTDEVIFVHWPYALRGIRVGEDKDRKIAEFNTWHPSPSPDGSRIVCDTTCPDIGLQLINPETGEHKTLCYPRSSNGGTQWAETVPADDDKVQADTYGPQWSHPHPSFRPDGKRVIYTSDQTGSSQIYVVEVPD, encoded by the coding sequence ATGGCAAAAGGACAGACGTATTCTTCGGAAGTAAAAGCATTAAAAGACAAAAAAACGGGCGCGCCGATCCGACAAATGACGGACCACCCCGCAATCAGCCACAACCTGTACTTTTCAAATCCATCCTGGATGCCGGATGGAAAAACCATTGTATTCACCTCATATCGCTCTGGACACCCCAACCTCTTCAAAATGGATGAGAACAGCGGGGAAATGACGCAATTAACCGACGTGGAGGGATTCGGTGGATTTGCCGCCTGTCCTGCCAAAGACGGACACCGGGTATTTTACAACACAGGCGGACAGGTTCGAGCCGTGAATATCGAGACACTGGAAGAATCCATCCTGGCCGATTTTGGCGAAAGCCGCGTGGGTGGATGCAGCCTCTCGGCAGACGGAGAACGGCTGGTAACCCCCTTGCAACACAACGGGCATTCGGCGGTAGTCTCGGTGAACACAGACGGATCGGGACACCGGATCGTCCGCGAACCCCCTCGCGCTGTGGGCCATGTGCAGGTTTGCCCGACTGATCCGGACCTCATCCTGTATTCCAGCGATATCAATCAGCGAATGTGGGAAGTGCGAATCGATGGGAGCAACGAACGCCCCCTATTCAAACACGACAAGACCGTGTGGATTACCCACGAAACATTCCTGGGGCACACCGACGAAGTCATCTTCGTACACTGGCCCTATGCGTTGCGGGGCATTCGGGTGGGTGAAGACAAAGATCGAAAAATCGCCGAATTCAACACCTGGCATCCATCGCCCAGCCCAGATGGATCGCGCATTGTATGCGACACCACATGTCCAGACATCGGGCTACAATTGATCAATCCAGAAACAGGTGAACACAAAACCCTGTGTTACCCCCGCAGTTCCAATGGAGGAACGCAGTGGGCCGAAACAGTGCCCGCGGACGACGACAAAGTCCAGGCCGATACCTATGGACCCCAGTGGTCTCACCCGCACCCATCGTTCAGACCCGATGGAAAACGGGTCATCTACACATCGGATCAAACCGGTAGCAGCCAGATTTACGTCGTCGAAGTGCCAGATTAG
- a CDS encoding dockerin type I domain-containing protein yields the protein MPWVLVVFALLVFVTPSLADPPRLYVDTLIENPAYNNNLQELTEKQPGDTIKFQIFAPDAAGQKSHGYVVELALPGKAFDSYIGDINGIGWTEKNMRFARARSGNPTLAMLSLATVTIPANGYLGQITLTAAHSLTSDIVLIIRAAAWANEDGIQDMDASDAAISFMEIPPFPGDFDGNEIVNMTDFLLFVAAFNTRSGDAKYSVLADMNRNGTVDMFDFLLFVTAFGGS from the coding sequence ATGCCCTGGGTGCTTGTCGTATTTGCGTTATTGGTTTTTGTAACTCCTTCTTTGGCTGACCCTCCACGGCTTTATGTCGATACGCTGATTGAAAATCCCGCGTATAACAATAACTTACAGGAGTTGACAGAGAAACAACCGGGTGATACCATCAAATTTCAGATTTTCGCGCCTGATGCTGCAGGGCAAAAGAGTCACGGTTATGTCGTTGAACTGGCTTTGCCGGGCAAAGCGTTTGACAGTTATATCGGCGATATCAATGGAATTGGATGGACTGAAAAAAATATGCGCTTTGCTCGCGCCAGGTCGGGCAATCCGACTTTAGCTATGCTATCTCTCGCCACGGTAACGATTCCGGCGAACGGCTACTTGGGCCAGATTACACTGACCGCAGCACATTCGCTAACTTCAGATATTGTTCTGATTATTCGAGCAGCAGCATGGGCAAACGAGGATGGGATTCAAGATATGGATGCGTCCGACGCGGCGATATCCTTTATGGAAATTCCTCCTTTTCCCGGCGATTTTGACGGTAATGAGATTGTCAATATGACCGACTTCTTATTATTTGTTGCTGCGTTTAATACCCGGTCAGGAGATGCCAAATACAGTGTGCTGGCGGATATGAATCGCAACGGGACCGTTGATATGTTTGACTTTTTACTCTTTGTCACTGCGTTTGGTGGTTCATAG
- a CDS encoding phytanoyl-CoA dioxygenase family protein, producing the protein MDQELMSNEENYCFDIAGYLHVPGVLNRGEVAQLNQTIDKAGQLSGMLGWEGELKEPFRELLVHPHLVWYLNQIVGIGFRLDREPEILCDETCDTTAPLTGGNEPRMPGIAYYHQNDRRYCEGVRVIWALEDVNEEDGGFVLLPCSHKSNVASPEDITTGEDDMGLTYQPVLKSGDLLIVALSSLQGMRPWQGDGQQRLLSYEYVGRGVIRSAGTGPQTEEEPHPEWHDALSEEQRASLYKPGYKSTTPPPTIVTDGKTVKMDESREVFHPSIYKLDPDSGIDYKEFYFWDLNGYLVLRGVMDEEWLAAANETIDKFEDRIVVGEELARGSKSLAGTGRPLLSGLLELPEPYSDPFRQMIAHPVVEHRLNWMGASGGRCGGATAFCSVLGGSGHSLHSNNEPLYPPMGYVFQNGRSYDQAVTVAWQLRDVEPGLGGFACVPGSHKAFYPMPPGIRTCDDDMGLVVQPVMKAGDVLFFGDGATTHGALAWKNPVSRRGILIKYTSRNFHRSGGDMVHPESRWGDLIAGMTDAQIAVMRGPDRDVGTNNVPRLQVENGQVAVSYERGSALYSKEAPTGPLAK; encoded by the coding sequence ATGGATCAAGAACTCATGAGCAACGAAGAGAATTACTGTTTTGATATAGCTGGCTACCTTCATGTACCGGGCGTATTGAACCGCGGCGAAGTCGCGCAACTGAACCAGACCATCGACAAAGCCGGTCAACTATCGGGCATGCTGGGATGGGAAGGCGAATTGAAAGAACCATTCCGGGAACTGCTCGTCCATCCGCACCTGGTGTGGTATCTCAATCAAATTGTAGGAATAGGCTTCCGCCTGGACCGGGAACCCGAAATCTTGTGCGATGAGACCTGCGATACCACAGCACCACTAACAGGCGGCAACGAACCGAGAATGCCGGGCATTGCGTATTACCACCAGAACGACCGGCGTTATTGCGAAGGCGTGCGCGTAATCTGGGCACTGGAAGACGTGAACGAGGAGGATGGCGGTTTCGTACTCCTGCCCTGCTCGCACAAAAGTAATGTGGCATCGCCAGAAGACATAACCACGGGCGAAGACGACATGGGCCTGACATACCAGCCCGTTCTGAAGTCGGGTGATCTCCTGATAGTAGCACTATCCTCATTACAGGGAATGCGCCCGTGGCAGGGAGATGGACAGCAGCGACTGCTATCTTATGAATACGTGGGCAGGGGCGTGATCCGATCTGCAGGAACAGGCCCACAGACAGAGGAAGAACCGCACCCGGAATGGCACGACGCTTTAAGTGAAGAACAGCGTGCATCGCTTTACAAGCCCGGTTACAAATCCACGACACCTCCCCCGACCATTGTCACGGATGGAAAGACGGTAAAGATGGACGAATCGCGCGAGGTATTTCATCCATCGATCTACAAACTGGACCCGGACTCGGGGATTGATTACAAAGAATTCTATTTCTGGGACTTGAACGGATATCTGGTACTCCGCGGCGTAATGGACGAAGAATGGCTGGCAGCGGCCAACGAAACCATCGATAAATTTGAAGATCGCATCGTAGTAGGCGAAGAACTCGCGCGAGGATCGAAAAGCCTGGCTGGCACAGGGCGACCTCTCCTCTCTGGATTGCTCGAATTGCCAGAACCGTATAGCGACCCATTCCGGCAAATGATTGCACACCCAGTGGTCGAGCATCGCTTGAACTGGATGGGCGCCAGCGGGGGGCGGTGCGGAGGCGCCACGGCATTCTGCTCGGTCCTGGGCGGCAGCGGACACTCGCTACACAGCAACAACGAACCCCTCTATCCACCGATGGGCTATGTGTTTCAAAACGGGCGCAGTTACGATCAAGCAGTAACCGTGGCCTGGCAGCTGCGAGACGTGGAACCCGGTCTGGGCGGATTCGCCTGCGTACCGGGCAGCCACAAAGCGTTTTATCCCATGCCGCCGGGCATCCGCACCTGCGACGACGATATGGGGCTTGTGGTGCAGCCAGTGATGAAGGCGGGCGACGTGCTCTTTTTTGGGGATGGGGCGACGACCCACGGTGCTCTCGCCTGGAAGAACCCGGTCTCGAGACGGGGCATCCTGATCAAATACACATCCCGGAACTTCCACCGCAGCGGAGGCGACATGGTGCATCCAGAAAGCCGATGGGGCGACCTGATAGCGGGCATGACCGATGCACAAATCGCCGTAATGAGAGGACCGGACCGGGATGTGGGCACAAATAATGTACCCCGTTTACAGGTAGAAAATGGACAGGTAGCGGTATCCTACGAGCGGGGAAGCGCGCTCTACAGCAAAGAAGCGCCCACGGGACCGTTGGCAAAGTAG
- a CDS encoding GWxTD domain-containing protein — translation MKKRVRFFAIRLIPIYIFLIACGAKAEQPFITLMTRSDSLMLAADVRIEMDSARHAIDLLQEAVHLDPELAEGYARLGTAYLESRERKKQWKKARQAFEKALSLNPDLAEAHDGLGQIALYQKEDIRGARTHFEKAIALAPQSQKIRYHLDLVRLLQEDRSLKRASERALERDSTDVAACKIMAEHHKKKDEWDRVINLYERCVQQTPEDLDVAYKLGIIYAMNERFAELRDLLVHLGNAAETRHFLPLIAQVFLYEGDGERAVRIFRNYIRLLDAAEAALYRDISLLASIPELESLSRVTSAIEREAFLRRFWIRHDLSRVSGGFLRQAEHYRRVWHARTHFSKAIYPWDRRGEVYIRYGEPDYRSTSDRLNADMPAKAQRIKERMAVDLYGPDAVGEFFTGPVYPVRSNRAFSPKAPNPQDLGLTSDEIQLIFLLEDAQDAERTELSERVEAADAGEGDQVTRIEDQEQTLAALGDVNTGDLSFSPSRVRQERFVDQAMGLFMPVTNREDASIVPWESWVYTMVAEGLEVTFTDEYFQSNFEFAPVPTHVPNELKERYVAVRDLTDFLYHSPELVLNKMAGRIPDFHDFARDAQPLDFWYRTASFKGKDGRTRLEIYSGIPPDSLLKKQEGTWVIRSAALTDPEVDQTYRDERKFFLDETFLQTSVDTSSGWQNLVLDMAAIEAPPGTYELGLRVREAETRRFQIYQQQVVLEDYSRADLNLSDIELAWSISDETPSEGVFVKQGLNIMPMSVWAFPEKHPAFLYFEIYHLSKNEFGQTHYRVTYDIRSKDQMGQGARVLAGLGRLLGKAEGEQGVSVTYDQIGNTTDGLSYVELNLDGAGKGDHEVQITVEDLVSGVQVRKKTTFGIR, via the coding sequence ATGAAAAAACGCGTTCGGTTTTTTGCAATTCGATTGATTCCCATATACATCTTTCTGATTGCATGCGGAGCAAAGGCAGAACAGCCCTTCATAACCCTGATGACCCGGTCGGATTCTCTGATGCTGGCTGCCGATGTGCGGATCGAGATGGACAGTGCGCGACACGCAATAGATCTGTTGCAAGAAGCTGTACACCTGGATCCGGAATTGGCCGAAGGCTACGCCCGCCTGGGCACGGCATATCTGGAATCTCGCGAGCGGAAAAAACAATGGAAAAAAGCCAGACAGGCATTTGAAAAGGCACTGAGCTTAAATCCAGATCTCGCAGAAGCACACGACGGACTGGGGCAGATCGCGCTCTACCAGAAGGAAGATATCCGCGGAGCACGGACACATTTTGAAAAAGCAATCGCTCTTGCGCCCCAATCGCAGAAAATACGCTATCACCTCGACCTCGTGCGACTCCTGCAAGAGGATCGGTCTTTGAAACGGGCATCCGAACGGGCACTTGAGCGCGACTCGACGGATGTCGCAGCCTGCAAAATCATGGCGGAACACCACAAAAAAAAGGACGAGTGGGACCGGGTAATCAACCTGTACGAGCGCTGTGTGCAGCAGACCCCCGAAGACCTGGATGTCGCCTATAAATTGGGGATAATTTACGCCATGAACGAGCGCTTCGCCGAATTGAGAGACCTGCTGGTTCATTTGGGCAATGCAGCCGAAACGCGCCATTTTCTGCCTCTAATAGCCCAGGTCTTTCTCTATGAAGGCGATGGCGAACGAGCTGTACGCATCTTTCGCAATTACATCAGGCTTCTCGATGCCGCAGAGGCGGCACTCTACCGGGATATTTCTTTATTAGCCTCCATACCCGAACTGGAATCCCTCTCCAGAGTCACATCGGCTATAGAGCGCGAAGCATTTCTGCGCCGCTTCTGGATTCGGCACGACCTATCGCGCGTATCCGGCGGATTTTTGCGCCAGGCAGAACACTACCGCCGGGTCTGGCACGCGCGCACGCACTTTTCCAAAGCCATATACCCCTGGGATCGACGGGGCGAAGTGTACATCCGTTACGGTGAACCCGATTATCGATCAACATCCGACCGCCTGAATGCCGACATGCCAGCCAAGGCACAGCGCATCAAAGAGCGAATGGCCGTAGATCTCTACGGACCGGACGCAGTGGGCGAATTTTTCACGGGACCGGTATATCCCGTTCGCAGCAACCGGGCTTTCAGCCCTAAAGCGCCCAATCCCCAGGACCTGGGGTTGACCTCGGATGAGATCCAACTCATATTTTTGCTGGAAGACGCTCAGGATGCTGAACGCACCGAATTGTCGGAACGAGTGGAAGCTGCCGACGCGGGCGAAGGCGACCAGGTGACCCGAATAGAGGATCAAGAGCAAACCCTCGCCGCACTGGGCGATGTGAACACGGGCGATCTGAGTTTCTCCCCGTCGCGGGTGCGCCAGGAGCGGTTTGTCGATCAGGCGATGGGCCTATTCATGCCTGTAACCAACCGCGAAGACGCCAGCATAGTACCCTGGGAATCATGGGTATATACCATGGTCGCGGAGGGCCTGGAGGTCACATTTACCGACGAATACTTTCAGAGCAATTTTGAGTTTGCCCCCGTACCCACGCATGTCCCCAACGAATTAAAAGAGCGCTATGTCGCCGTGCGAGACCTCACGGATTTTCTGTACCATTCACCAGAACTGGTACTAAACAAAATGGCCGGACGCATTCCCGACTTTCACGACTTTGCCCGGGATGCCCAACCCCTGGATTTCTGGTATCGCACCGCCAGCTTTAAGGGAAAAGACGGTCGCACACGCCTGGAAATCTACAGCGGCATCCCGCCGGATTCGCTGCTCAAAAAACAGGAGGGCACCTGGGTCATACGCAGCGCGGCACTAACAGATCCCGAAGTGGATCAAACGTACCGGGACGAGCGAAAATTTTTCCTCGATGAAACCTTTTTACAAACCTCTGTCGATACATCCAGCGGATGGCAAAACCTGGTACTGGACATGGCCGCCATAGAAGCACCGCCGGGAACCTATGAACTCGGCCTGCGGGTTCGGGAGGCGGAAACGCGGCGGTTTCAGATCTACCAACAACAGGTGGTATTGGAAGACTATTCCAGAGCCGACTTGAATTTGAGCGACATCGAGTTGGCCTGGTCAATCTCAGATGAGACACCATCAGAAGGTGTTTTTGTCAAACAGGGATTGAACATAATGCCCATGTCGGTATGGGCATTCCCGGAAAAACATCCGGCCTTTCTCTATTTTGAAATCTATCACCTGAGTAAAAATGAATTTGGACAAACGCATTACCGCGTGACCTATGACATCCGATCTAAAGACCAAATGGGCCAGGGTGCCCGCGTACTCGCTGGACTGGGTCGTCTGCTGGGAAAAGCGGAAGGGGAACAGGGCGTGAGCGTAACCTACGACCAGATCGGAAATACCACAGATGGTCTCTCTTATGTGGAACTAAATCTCGACGGGGCTGGAAAAGGCGACCATGAGGTACAGATAACCGTAGAAGATCTGGTAAGCGGCGTACAGGTGAGGAAAAAAACGACCTTTGGGATTCGATAA